From Caretta caretta isolate rCarCar2 chromosome 9, rCarCar1.hap1, whole genome shotgun sequence, one genomic window encodes:
- the LOC142073270 gene encoding myb/SANT-like DNA-binding domain-containing protein 7, producing the protein MQSSSAEVTMMESQNRKRAPAWTEREVRDLIAVWGEESVLSELRSSFRNAKTFLKISQGMKDRGHNRDPKQCRVKLKELRQAYQKTREANGRSGSEPQTCRFYDELHAILGGSATTTPAVLFDSFNGDGGNTEVGFGDEEDDEEEVVDSSQQASGETGFPDSQELFLTLDLEPVPPEPTQGCLLDSAGGEGTSAACVSMITGSSPSQRLVKLRKKKKTHSR; encoded by the exons atgcagagctcatcagcagaggtgaccatgatggagtcccagaatcgcaaaagagctccagcatggactgaacgggaggtacgggatctgatcgctgtttggggagaggaatccgtgctatcagaactccgttccagttttcgaaatgccaaaacctttctgaaaatctcccagggcatgaaggacagaggccataacagggacccgaagcagtgccgcgtgaaactgaaggagctgaggcaagcctaccagaaaaccagagaggcgaacggccgctctgggtcagagccccaaacatgccgcttctatgatgagctgcatgccattttagggggttcagccaccactaccccagccgtgttgtttgactccttcaatggagatggaggcaatacagaagtaggttttggggacgaagaagatgatgaggaggaggttgtagatagctcacagcaagcaagcggagaaaccggttttcccgacagccaggaactgtttctcaccctagacctggagccagtaccccccgaacccacccaaggctgcctcctggactcagcaggcggagaagggacctctg ctgcatgtgtttcaatgatcacaggatcttctccttcccagaggctagtgaagcttagaaagaaaaaaaaaacgcactcgcgatga
- the LOC125642803 gene encoding uncharacterized protein LOC125642803, with amino-acid sequence MQSSSAQVTMMESQNRKRAPAWTEREVRDLIAVWGEESVLSELRSSFRNAKTFLKISQGMKDRGHNRDPKQCRVKLKELRQAYQKTREANSRSGSEPQTCRFYDELHAILGGSATTTPAVLFDSFNGDGGNTEVGFGDEEDDDEEVVDSSQQASGETGFPDSQELFLTLDLEPVPPEPTEGCLLDSAGGEGTSAACVSMITGSSPSQRLVKLRKKKKRARDEMFSELMLSSHTDRAQTNAWRQIMSECRKAQNDREERWRAEESKWRAEESKWRAEDRTEAQRWRQRDERRQDSMLRLLQDQTSMLQCMVELQQRQLEHRLPLQPLCNQPPSSPSSIASTPRRPRTRWGGLRPTSHSTTEDCPKKRRLSFNKF; translated from the exons atgcagagctcatcagcacaggtgaccatgatggagtcccagaatcgcaaaagagctccagcatggaccgaacgggaggtacgggatctgatcgctgtttggggagaggaatccgtgctatcagaactccgttccagttttcgaaatgccaaaacctttctgaaaatctcccagggcatgaaggacagaggccataacagggacccgaagcagtgccgcgtgaaactgaaggagctgaggcaagcctaccagaaaaccagagaggcgaacagccgctctgggtcagagccccaaacatgccgcttctatgatgagctgcatgccattttagggggttcagccaccactaccccagccgtgttgtttgactccttcaatggagatggaggcaatacggaagtaggttttggggacgaagaagatgatgatgaggaggttgtagatagctcacagcaagcaagcggagaaaccggttttcccgacagccaggaactgtttctcaccctagacctggagccagtaccccccgaacccaccgaaggctgcctcctggactcagcaggcggagaagggacctctg ctgcatgtgtttcaatgatcacaggatcttctccttcccagaggctagtgaagcttagaaagaaaaaaaaacgcgctcgcgatgaaatgttctccgagctcatgctgtcctcccacactgacagagcacagacgaatgcgtggaggcaaataatgtcagagtgcaggaaagcacaaaatgaccgggaggagaggtggagggctgaagagagtaagtggcgggctgaagagagtaagtggcgggctgaagacaggactgaagctcaaaggtggcggcagcgtgatgagaggaggcaggattcaatgctgaggctgctgcaggaccaaaccagtatgctccagtgtatggttgagctgcagcaaaggcagctggagcacagactgccactgcagcccctctgtaaccaaccgccctcctccccaagttccatagcctccacacccagacgcccaagaacgcggtgggggggcctccggccaaccagccactccaccacagaggattgcccaaaaaaaagaaggctgtcattcaataaattttaa